The following is a genomic window from Staphylococcus saccharolyticus.
AGGTATGGATAATGAATACACTTAACCTAAATATTGTCACTCCTAATGGTTCTGTCTATGAACGTGAAGACGTACAGCTAGCTGTATTACAAACTACAGCTGGTGAAATGGGTATCATGAGCGGACACATTCCAACAGTTGCTGCACTGAAAACAGGTCATGTTAAAATAAATTATCATAATGGCAATGAATATGTAGCAGTTAGTGATGGATTTGTTGAAGCAAGACAACATCAATTATCAATTATTGTCCAAACAGCAGAAACTGCTAGAGAAATCGATGTTGAGCGAGCTAAATTAGCGAAGTCGAGAGCAGAATCACATTTAGAAGATGATGATGTTAACATTGACATAAATAGAGCTAAAAGAGCACTTGAACGAGCAAATAATCGTTTACGTGTGGCAAAATTAAAATAACTATTAAAAGGTTTGATGGTGTTTATTAACGCTATCGAACCTTTTTTATTTTAAAAAATTACTTATTCATGAATAAATTTTTGTAAGTATCTTTATAGCGTTATTTCATGTACAATGTTATACAGTAATCTTAAAAAGGAGTTAAATATGGATTATCTTGGTCAATTTGCAATTGTTCATTTAATCTTACATGTAATATGTATATGTATAGTTTATTTGGCTTTAAATTCAGTTAGGTTAGATCAATTTTTTAAAAAAGGATACGCCTTACAAGTACAAATATGTATGATATTTCTAGCAATTTTATTAGGAACTTCAGTAAGCAATTTTATTGTTGATTTATTACAATATTCAACTCAAGTAAAATATATATTTAAATAATTTAAAAACTGTTATTTAACTCAAAAACTGGATATAATGACGTAATGAATATTAACTTATAGAGTTGGGAAATGAAGAAGTAATAGGAGTTATAAATGGAGGATTTAAGATGGATAAAATAGTAATTAATGGTGGAAATCGATTAACAGGTGAAGTAAAAGTAGAAGGTGCTAAGAATGCAGTATTACCAGTACTAACAGCATCGCTACTTGCTTCTGAAGGGAAGAGTAAACTTGTTAACGTCCCCGAATTGAGTGATGTAGACACAATCAATAACGTGCTATCTACGTTGAATGCTGAAGTTTCATATGATAAAGAGAATAATGCAGTCATAGTTGACGCAACTCAAACTTTAAATGAAGAGGCACCATATGAATATGTGAGTAAGATGCGAGCAAGTATTTTAGTTATGGGTCCACTTTTAGCTAGACTA
Proteins encoded in this region:
- a CDS encoding F0F1 ATP synthase subunit epsilon; translation: MNTLNLNIVTPNGSVYEREDVQLAVLQTTAGEMGIMSGHIPTVAALKTGHVKINYHNGNEYVAVSDGFVEARQHQLSIIVQTAETAREIDVERAKLAKSRAESHLEDDDVNIDINRAKRALERANNRLRVAKLK
- a CDS encoding DUF1146 family protein, whose product is MDYLGQFAIVHLILHVICICIVYLALNSVRLDQFFKKGYALQVQICMIFLAILLGTSVSNFIVDLLQYSTQVKYIFK